From a single Miscanthus floridulus cultivar M001 chromosome 8, ASM1932011v1, whole genome shotgun sequence genomic region:
- the LOC136477248 gene encoding golgin candidate 4-like isoform X1: protein MRSSIATYRESLSRLAGEVDDAAADEVPTPPLAPAARGGGLPATPPSSGRRRRYSRPGPGSKAAEPDEISKLRDDIQKLQASEAEIKALSFNYAAMLKEKEEQLGKLREENGCLERSLESCKAVSANSNGTLERSPRAQRNAVQENSLNLTKQNRYGSGSSHGTHTNGLHPVTGYQKGSALEEESSSLITKQASLENEIKQLKQQLSNNSEKETETKRRLEDETKRNEFLQLQLNELKMNKERISTSMEGLHKELSEKKSELRRVQDELSRRDKEHVSDGSLQSLRNMLMALQKENSSLKIEKVKLEADLKSMKSTSQKTVDSTLDTNKISDSEKVKEEMDSLKRALQDASRERDKAVQDLARLKQHLLDKDLEDQEKMDEDSKLIEELRVVCEQQRAHIMQLERALKVEMAKQEENKKIISEEHQRSNEQIEDLKYKLASCISALESKNVELLNLQTALGQYYAESEAKERLGGDLAVAREELSKLSESLKVANQTIEISTREKEDIATKLSQAERMLADGKRSMQKLEDDNSRLRRALEQSMTTVNRMSLDSDNSVDRRIVIKLLVTYFQRNHSKEVLDLMVRMLGFSEEDKLRIGFAQNNAGKGVVRGVLGLPGRLVGGIVGGGPSGKSTQASQDSQSFADLWVDFLLKETEEREKREASEASRQSQEESHTATGPSTSSSIQQPSQHPANLAPGPSTSPHLLGRPDSEFSTVPLASSSSSYSSVPTPFSRPPLR, encoded by the exons ATGCGGAGCTCCATCGCGACCTACCGGGAGAGCCTCTCCCGGCTCGCCGGCGAGGTCGACGACGCCGCGGCCGACGAGGTCCCCACGCCGCCGCTGGCCCCGGCAGCTAGGGGCGGGGGCCTCCCCGCCACGCCACCGTCGTCGGGGAGGCGCCGACGGTACTCCCGCCCTGGCCCCGGCTCCAAAGCCGCCGAGCCCGACGAG ATTTCTAAACTCAGGGATGACATCCAAAAGCTTCAAGCTTCCGAGGCTGAAATAAAGGCATTATCTTTCAACTATGCGGCAATGTTGAAGGAAAAAGAG GAACAATTGGGAAAACTTCGTGAAGAAAATGGGTGTCTTGAAAGAAGCTTGGAGAGCTGTAAGGCAGTTTCAGCCAATTCTAAT GGTACTTTGGAAAGATCACCTAGAGCGCAAAGGAATGCAGTTCAGGAAAATTCATTGAATCTCACCAAGCAGAATAGATATGGCAGTGGTTCTTCTCACGGTACTCACACAAATGGTCTGCATCCAGTTACAGGGTATCAGAAG GGAAGTGCATTGGAGGAAGAGAGTTCATCCTTGATTACCAAGCAAGCTAGTCTTGAAAATGAAATCAAACAATTGAAACAGCAGCTCAGCAATAATTCCGAGAAAGAAACTGAAACTAAAAGGAGGCTAGAag ATGAAACCAAGCGGAATGAATTTCTTCAGCTGCAACTAAATGAACTCAAGATGAACAAAGAGAGG ATATCAACTAGCATGGAAGGGCTACACAAGGAACTGAGTGAGAAGAAATCAGAGTTGAGACGTGTTCAAGATGAGTTAAGCAGAAGGGACAAGGAGCATGTCTCGGACGGATCGCTTCAGAGCCTAAGAAATATGTTGATGGCTCTACAGAAGGAGAACTCTAGCCTAAAG ATAGAGAAAGTCAAGCTTGAGGCAGATCTCAAGAGTATGAAGAGTACCTCACAAAAAACTGTTGACAGTACTTTAGATACTAACAAGATTTCTGACTCGGAAAAG GTTAAGGAAGAGATGGATTCTTTGAAAAGAGCATTACAGGATGCTTCCCGTGAGAGAGACAAAGCAGTGCAGGATCTGGCTCGGCTGAAGCAGCATTTGTTAGATAAG GATCTTGAAGACCAAGAAAAGATGGATGAAGATAGTAAACTCATTGAAGAATTGCGGGTAGTCTGTGAGCAGCAAAGGGCTCATATAATGCAGTTAGAGAGGGCTTTAAAGGTTGAGATGGCAAAGCAGGAGGAGAACAAAAAGATCATAAGTGAAGAGCACCAGAGGTCAAATGAACAAATAGAagatttgaagtacaaacttgCAAGCTGTATAAGTGCACTTGAATCAAAAAACGTGGAGCTACTAAATCTTCAGACTGCCCTTGGACAGTACTATGCTGAGAGTGAAGCCAAG GAACGACTTGGAGGTGATTTAGCTGTTGCTAGGGAAGAACTATCTAAATTGTCAGAGTCATTAAAG GTGGCAAATCAAACTATTGAGATTTCAACAAGGGAGAAGGAAGATATAGCTACCAAACTTTCACAAGCAGAGAGGATGTTAGCAGATGGGAAGCGATCCATGCAGAAGCTTGAGGATGACAATTCAAGATTGCGGAGAGCACTAGAACAAAGCATGACAACTGTGAATAGGATGTCACTAGATTCAGATAACTCCGTTGACAG GCGCATTGTGATAAAACTGCTAGTCACCTACTTCCAACGAAATCACAGCAAAGAG GTTCTGGATCTCATGGTCCGCATGCTTGGCTTCTCTGAGGAAGACAAGCTAAGGATTGGCTTTGCACAAAATAATGCTGGTAAGGGTGTTGTCCGTGGTGTTTTGGGTCTCCCGGGACGCCTAGTTGGAGGAATCGTTGGTGGAGGTCCATCTGGCAAATCTACTCAAGCGTCTCAGGATAGTCAG TCATTCGCAGACCTGTGGGTGGACTTCCTGCTCAAGGAGACGGAAGAAAGGGAGAAACGGGAAGCCTCAGAAGCTTCAAGGCAATCACAGGAAGAGAGCCATACCGCCACGGGTCCAAGCACATCGTCGAGCATCCAGCAACCATCGCAGCACCCCGCAAACCTGGCACCAGGCCCATCCACAAGTCCACATCTCTTGGGTCGTCCAGACTCTGAATTCTCAACAGTTCcgctagcatcatcatcatcatcatactcATCCGTGCCGACTCCATTCTCAAGACCACCTCTAAGATGA
- the LOC136477248 gene encoding golgin candidate 4-like isoform X3: MGVLKEAWRAGTLERSPRAQRNAVQENSLNLTKQNRYGSGSSHGTHTNGLHPVTGYQKGSALEEESSSLITKQASLENEIKQLKQQLSNNSEKETETKRRLEDETKRNEFLQLQLNELKMNKERISTSMEGLHKELSEKKSELRRVQDELSRRDKEHVSDGSLQSLRNMLMALQKENSSLKIEKVKLEADLKSMKSTSQKTVDSTLDTNKISDSEKVKEEMDSLKRALQDASRERDKAVQDLARLKQHLLDKDLEDQEKMDEDSKLIEELRVVCEQQRAHIMQLERALKVEMAKQEENKKIISEEHQRSNEQIEDLKYKLASCISALESKNVELLNLQTALGQYYAESEAKERLGGDLAVAREELSKLSESLKVANQTIEISTREKEDIATKLSQAERMLADGKRSMQKLEDDNSRLRRALEQSMTTVNRMSLDSDNSVDRRIVIKLLVTYFQRNHSKEVLDLMVRMLGFSEEDKLRIGFAQNNAGKGVVRGVLGLPGRLVGGIVGGGPSGKSTQASQDSQSFADLWVDFLLKETEEREKREASEASRQSQEESHTATGPSTSSSIQQPSQHPANLAPGPSTSPHLLGRPDSEFSTVPLASSSSSYSSVPTPFSRPPLR; encoded by the exons ATGGGTGTCTTGAAAGAAGCTTGGAGAGCT GGTACTTTGGAAAGATCACCTAGAGCGCAAAGGAATGCAGTTCAGGAAAATTCATTGAATCTCACCAAGCAGAATAGATATGGCAGTGGTTCTTCTCACGGTACTCACACAAATGGTCTGCATCCAGTTACAGGGTATCAGAAG GGAAGTGCATTGGAGGAAGAGAGTTCATCCTTGATTACCAAGCAAGCTAGTCTTGAAAATGAAATCAAACAATTGAAACAGCAGCTCAGCAATAATTCCGAGAAAGAAACTGAAACTAAAAGGAGGCTAGAag ATGAAACCAAGCGGAATGAATTTCTTCAGCTGCAACTAAATGAACTCAAGATGAACAAAGAGAGG ATATCAACTAGCATGGAAGGGCTACACAAGGAACTGAGTGAGAAGAAATCAGAGTTGAGACGTGTTCAAGATGAGTTAAGCAGAAGGGACAAGGAGCATGTCTCGGACGGATCGCTTCAGAGCCTAAGAAATATGTTGATGGCTCTACAGAAGGAGAACTCTAGCCTAAAG ATAGAGAAAGTCAAGCTTGAGGCAGATCTCAAGAGTATGAAGAGTACCTCACAAAAAACTGTTGACAGTACTTTAGATACTAACAAGATTTCTGACTCGGAAAAG GTTAAGGAAGAGATGGATTCTTTGAAAAGAGCATTACAGGATGCTTCCCGTGAGAGAGACAAAGCAGTGCAGGATCTGGCTCGGCTGAAGCAGCATTTGTTAGATAAG GATCTTGAAGACCAAGAAAAGATGGATGAAGATAGTAAACTCATTGAAGAATTGCGGGTAGTCTGTGAGCAGCAAAGGGCTCATATAATGCAGTTAGAGAGGGCTTTAAAGGTTGAGATGGCAAAGCAGGAGGAGAACAAAAAGATCATAAGTGAAGAGCACCAGAGGTCAAATGAACAAATAGAagatttgaagtacaaacttgCAAGCTGTATAAGTGCACTTGAATCAAAAAACGTGGAGCTACTAAATCTTCAGACTGCCCTTGGACAGTACTATGCTGAGAGTGAAGCCAAG GAACGACTTGGAGGTGATTTAGCTGTTGCTAGGGAAGAACTATCTAAATTGTCAGAGTCATTAAAG GTGGCAAATCAAACTATTGAGATTTCAACAAGGGAGAAGGAAGATATAGCTACCAAACTTTCACAAGCAGAGAGGATGTTAGCAGATGGGAAGCGATCCATGCAGAAGCTTGAGGATGACAATTCAAGATTGCGGAGAGCACTAGAACAAAGCATGACAACTGTGAATAGGATGTCACTAGATTCAGATAACTCCGTTGACAG GCGCATTGTGATAAAACTGCTAGTCACCTACTTCCAACGAAATCACAGCAAAGAG GTTCTGGATCTCATGGTCCGCATGCTTGGCTTCTCTGAGGAAGACAAGCTAAGGATTGGCTTTGCACAAAATAATGCTGGTAAGGGTGTTGTCCGTGGTGTTTTGGGTCTCCCGGGACGCCTAGTTGGAGGAATCGTTGGTGGAGGTCCATCTGGCAAATCTACTCAAGCGTCTCAGGATAGTCAG TCATTCGCAGACCTGTGGGTGGACTTCCTGCTCAAGGAGACGGAAGAAAGGGAGAAACGGGAAGCCTCAGAAGCTTCAAGGCAATCACAGGAAGAGAGCCATACCGCCACGGGTCCAAGCACATCGTCGAGCATCCAGCAACCATCGCAGCACCCCGCAAACCTGGCACCAGGCCCATCCACAAGTCCACATCTCTTGGGTCGTCCAGACTCTGAATTCTCAACAGTTCcgctagcatcatcatcatcatcatactcATCCGTGCCGACTCCATTCTCAAGACCACCTCTAAGATGA
- the LOC136477248 gene encoding golgin candidate 4-like isoform X2: MLKEKEEQLGKLREENGCLERSLESCKAVSANSNGTLERSPRAQRNAVQENSLNLTKQNRYGSGSSHGTHTNGLHPVTGYQKGSALEEESSSLITKQASLENEIKQLKQQLSNNSEKETETKRRLEDETKRNEFLQLQLNELKMNKERISTSMEGLHKELSEKKSELRRVQDELSRRDKEHVSDGSLQSLRNMLMALQKENSSLKIEKVKLEADLKSMKSTSQKTVDSTLDTNKISDSEKVKEEMDSLKRALQDASRERDKAVQDLARLKQHLLDKDLEDQEKMDEDSKLIEELRVVCEQQRAHIMQLERALKVEMAKQEENKKIISEEHQRSNEQIEDLKYKLASCISALESKNVELLNLQTALGQYYAESEAKERLGGDLAVAREELSKLSESLKVANQTIEISTREKEDIATKLSQAERMLADGKRSMQKLEDDNSRLRRALEQSMTTVNRMSLDSDNSVDRRIVIKLLVTYFQRNHSKEVLDLMVRMLGFSEEDKLRIGFAQNNAGKGVVRGVLGLPGRLVGGIVGGGPSGKSTQASQDSQSFADLWVDFLLKETEEREKREASEASRQSQEESHTATGPSTSSSIQQPSQHPANLAPGPSTSPHLLGRPDSEFSTVPLASSSSSYSSVPTPFSRPPLR; encoded by the exons ATGTTGAAGGAAAAAGAG GAACAATTGGGAAAACTTCGTGAAGAAAATGGGTGTCTTGAAAGAAGCTTGGAGAGCTGTAAGGCAGTTTCAGCCAATTCTAAT GGTACTTTGGAAAGATCACCTAGAGCGCAAAGGAATGCAGTTCAGGAAAATTCATTGAATCTCACCAAGCAGAATAGATATGGCAGTGGTTCTTCTCACGGTACTCACACAAATGGTCTGCATCCAGTTACAGGGTATCAGAAG GGAAGTGCATTGGAGGAAGAGAGTTCATCCTTGATTACCAAGCAAGCTAGTCTTGAAAATGAAATCAAACAATTGAAACAGCAGCTCAGCAATAATTCCGAGAAAGAAACTGAAACTAAAAGGAGGCTAGAag ATGAAACCAAGCGGAATGAATTTCTTCAGCTGCAACTAAATGAACTCAAGATGAACAAAGAGAGG ATATCAACTAGCATGGAAGGGCTACACAAGGAACTGAGTGAGAAGAAATCAGAGTTGAGACGTGTTCAAGATGAGTTAAGCAGAAGGGACAAGGAGCATGTCTCGGACGGATCGCTTCAGAGCCTAAGAAATATGTTGATGGCTCTACAGAAGGAGAACTCTAGCCTAAAG ATAGAGAAAGTCAAGCTTGAGGCAGATCTCAAGAGTATGAAGAGTACCTCACAAAAAACTGTTGACAGTACTTTAGATACTAACAAGATTTCTGACTCGGAAAAG GTTAAGGAAGAGATGGATTCTTTGAAAAGAGCATTACAGGATGCTTCCCGTGAGAGAGACAAAGCAGTGCAGGATCTGGCTCGGCTGAAGCAGCATTTGTTAGATAAG GATCTTGAAGACCAAGAAAAGATGGATGAAGATAGTAAACTCATTGAAGAATTGCGGGTAGTCTGTGAGCAGCAAAGGGCTCATATAATGCAGTTAGAGAGGGCTTTAAAGGTTGAGATGGCAAAGCAGGAGGAGAACAAAAAGATCATAAGTGAAGAGCACCAGAGGTCAAATGAACAAATAGAagatttgaagtacaaacttgCAAGCTGTATAAGTGCACTTGAATCAAAAAACGTGGAGCTACTAAATCTTCAGACTGCCCTTGGACAGTACTATGCTGAGAGTGAAGCCAAG GAACGACTTGGAGGTGATTTAGCTGTTGCTAGGGAAGAACTATCTAAATTGTCAGAGTCATTAAAG GTGGCAAATCAAACTATTGAGATTTCAACAAGGGAGAAGGAAGATATAGCTACCAAACTTTCACAAGCAGAGAGGATGTTAGCAGATGGGAAGCGATCCATGCAGAAGCTTGAGGATGACAATTCAAGATTGCGGAGAGCACTAGAACAAAGCATGACAACTGTGAATAGGATGTCACTAGATTCAGATAACTCCGTTGACAG GCGCATTGTGATAAAACTGCTAGTCACCTACTTCCAACGAAATCACAGCAAAGAG GTTCTGGATCTCATGGTCCGCATGCTTGGCTTCTCTGAGGAAGACAAGCTAAGGATTGGCTTTGCACAAAATAATGCTGGTAAGGGTGTTGTCCGTGGTGTTTTGGGTCTCCCGGGACGCCTAGTTGGAGGAATCGTTGGTGGAGGTCCATCTGGCAAATCTACTCAAGCGTCTCAGGATAGTCAG TCATTCGCAGACCTGTGGGTGGACTTCCTGCTCAAGGAGACGGAAGAAAGGGAGAAACGGGAAGCCTCAGAAGCTTCAAGGCAATCACAGGAAGAGAGCCATACCGCCACGGGTCCAAGCACATCGTCGAGCATCCAGCAACCATCGCAGCACCCCGCAAACCTGGCACCAGGCCCATCCACAAGTCCACATCTCTTGGGTCGTCCAGACTCTGAATTCTCAACAGTTCcgctagcatcatcatcatcatcatactcATCCGTGCCGACTCCATTCTCAAGACCACCTCTAAGATGA